The region CCTCGATCTCGTCCGGGAGCGGATGGCCGTCTCGGCCGCCATCCAGGAGGCGCGGATCGCGTCGGGCGGGCGGCGGGTACAGCTCTCCCGCGAGATGGAGATCCTCGACCGCTACCGGCAGCGGCTGGGCAAGCCCGGTACGACGCTCGCCATGACGCTGCTGGAGCTGTGCCGGGGCCGGGTCTGACACCGCTGCCTCTCGGCCGGGCGGCCCAGCGGCCGGCCTCCCCACCGAACGAAGGGGCCCCTCGAACAAGCGAAGGGCCCCGGGGGCGCCCGAACGGGGCGGGCGCCTCCGGGGCCCTAGGCGGTCAGCACCGGCTCAGGGCAGCGCCGGTGCTGAGAGGCGGCGCCGGGGGGTTGCGCCGCTGGCTTCTGGGGCCGTATGTCAGGGGTGTCTGAAACGGCGTACGCCCGCGTGGTCGGACCAATGTCGGGGTGTGACCGGGGGCGTTCTCCCTCTCAGCATCGTGGTGGATGCGGAGCGCCGGGCGCAACCGTTTCGACCGGATACGGTCGGCCCCAGGCGTCCCCGGGACCGACCGTTCTTGAGGTGATGACCGGGCTGCTGTCCCCTGCCGACCGGTCACCTCGCCGATGCGAGGTCCCACGACGCGCCGCCTGAATCACCACAGGGGCCGCGTCTCATCGCTTCGGCGGATCTGAGCCACGCGTGGATTTTTCCGGGCCGCTCCTGGCTGGCGCGGCACCGGGCACAACGAGCCCCCGCACGGGCCGGTCACCCGCCGTACGGGTGATGACGTGCGGGGCCGAGTTCCCGTGGCAGATTCTGTGACCATTCTGTGAGCAACTGTGAAGGCAACCTTTCGGCCATCGGCCTGGTCATGTACGTGCAAAGCACGGCCATCCCGCGCCCCACCGCGACGGCCCTCCACATGCGTATCGCCCCCCAGGGGATACATACGGACCCGGAAGAGGTCTTCATGAAGCTACGCCGCGCCCTGGCGGCTGCCGCAGCGACGGCCGCCATAGCCCCTGCCGCGCTCCTGGCGGCCCCCGCCGCCTTCGCGGAGACGCCGAGCGAGAGCCCGTCGCCGTCCGCCTCCGAGACGGTCACGCCGTCTCCGCAGGACCCGTCGCCGTCGGAGACCACTCCGACCGCCGATCCCACGCCGACCACCCCGGCGCCGTCCACCAGCGCCACGCAGGCTCCGACCCCCGCCGACCCCTCCGGCACCCCCACCGAGACCGCCACGCCGACCACCGGGCCGACCGCGGAGCCGGGTGACGAGTGTGCGGACGACGGGGACTACAACGAGGACCCGGAGCTCAGCACGACCCTGGTCGGCCTGCCGTCGAAGGTCGTGGCGGGCAGCGGCTTCCACGGCTTCACGTTCCAGGTGAAGAACG is a window of Streptomyces violaceusniger Tu 4113 DNA encoding:
- a CDS encoding chorismate mutase → MSSSSTATESTETAATERTGAADVIGSARERIDALDGQILDLVRERMAVSAAIQEARIASGGRRVQLSREMEILDRYRQRLGKPGTTLAMTLLELCRGRV
- a CDS encoding LAETG motif-containing sortase-dependent surface protein, producing MSNCEGNLSAIGLVMYVQSTAIPRPTATALHMRIAPQGIHTDPEEVFMKLRRALAAAAATAAIAPAALLAAPAAFAETPSESPSPSASETVTPSPQDPSPSETTPTADPTPTTPAPSTSATQAPTPADPSGTPTETATPTTGPTAEPGDECADDGDYNEDPELSTTLVGLPSKVVAGSGFHGFTFQVKNESDRSYQRIDFGLFAGTVHESAPDGTGKYLTLQYKDPETGAWKAISTDENDAGSGYIGYTDVRPHETLTVALRLSVAKSAPEGFGYAISVGVYADDEGNCVYSTGEYYEFDVLKAGSEPGKVPPADPKPQGGKKPLPHKPEGNTEISPQGSLAETGSSSALPMIALIGGVAMAAGGGAVFVVRRRRATV